Part of the Rhizobium viscosum genome is shown below.
CAGACCCTTGGTCAGCTCCAGCGCCTGCCGCTCGAACAACCGGCGATAGATGCCTTCATTGAGCCGGATCAGCGCCTGGTGGTCGCCCTCTTCGACAATCTTTCCTTTGTCGAAGACCAGCAGCCGATCCAGCGCCCGCACAGTGGACAGCCGGTGCGCGATGACAAGCGTCGTGCGGCCAACCATCAGGCGTTCCATCGCCTGCTGGATCTGCACTTCGCTCTCGCTGTCGAGGCTCGATGTCGCCTCGTCGAGGATGAGCACCGGCGTATCGGCCAGGAAGGCGCGGGCAATAGCGACACGCTGCCGCTCGCCGCCCGACAGCTTGACGCCGCGTTCCCCCACCATGGTTTCATAGCCCTTGGGAAGCTCCATGATGAAGTCGTGGGCACTGGCCTGTTTCGCCGCCTGCTCGATCTCACGCCGCGAGGCATTCGGCCTGCCATAAGCGATGTTTTCCGCCAGCGTGCGGTGGAACAGGATGGGCTCCTGCTGCACGATGGCGATCTGGCCGCGCAGGCTTGCTTGCCTGACGCGCGCGATATCCTGCCCATCGATGCGGATCGAGCCGGCGTTCACGTCATAGAGGCGCTGGATGAGCTTGACGAAGGTTGTCTTGCCCGAGCCCGAATGCCCCACCAGCCCCACGCGCTGGCCCGGCTTGATGGTGACCGAGAATTCCTCGTAGAGCGGGTTGGGATGAGCGCCATACTGGAAGGTGACGCGATCGAAGACGATCTCGCCCCTATCAATCATTATGGGCGTGGCGTTCGGCCTATCCTCGATACCGAGCGGCGTCCTGTCGAGCAGCACGAGTTCTTCCATGTCGTTGACGGCCCGCTGCAGATTGCGGATGTCCTGGCCGACATCGCGCAGATGGCCCTGCAGGACGAAGAACATCGCCAGCACGAAGGTGATGTCGCCAGGCGTCGCCAGCCCCTGCCGCCACATGATGAGGCCCGTCCCCAGGATGCCCGCCTGCATGGAAACCATCAGGAAGCCCTGGATCGTGCCGCTCAGGTTGCCGCGCTTCCATGTCCGCCGCGTGCGGCTGTCCCATCTGGCCAGCACATGGCCCAGCCGCGTTTCCTCGCGGCTCTCGGCTCCGAAGGCCTTGACCACCGAATTGCAGCTGATCGCATCCGCCAGCGCGCCGCCGAGCTTGGTGTCCCAGGCATTGGCAAGTTGTGCCGCCGGCGATACGAAGCCCATGGAAAGCGCTACCGTCACGCCGATATAGACGAGCGAACCCACACTCACGATCAGACCCATGATCGGCCAGTAGCTGCCCAGCACGATGCTGGCGCCGACCAGCATGACGATGGACGGCAGCAGGGCGACCAGCAGCAGGTCGTTGAGCGAATCGAGCGCCCACATGCCGCGGGTAATCTTGCGCACCGTCGAACCGGCAAAGCTGTTGGCGTGCCAGTCGGTCGAAAACCGCTGCACCTTGTGGAAACCGTTATTGACCACATCCGCCATGGTGCGCAGCGTCAGCCGGACGATGCCGTTGAAGATGAACCAGCGCAGCGCGACGCTGGTCAAGCCCAGAGCCACGACGATGACGAAGGCGCGCAAAGCGCCGTCGGCCGCATTGCCGCCGGCGATGGCATCGACGATCTGGCCTGAAAACACCGGCACCATCACTTCGGCCAGTGTGCTTAGGATTACCAGCACAATGATGCCGCCGACCAACAAAGGCCGATGGGTCCAATGATGAAAAACAAAGCCGAGCACGTGGCGATAGGCATCGGCGCGAAAATCGAGCTTCTTGCGAGTCATTTTAACCAGCCCGGCCCGTGTCTTGGTAACCGGTCCTCAAAATCGAGAGCTAAAAGGCACAGCCCGTGCGGGAGACGAAATGATCCCGTCAGATCAATCGGGCTATGAAGGGAGATAAACCGCGTGTCGCGCGCTCGAGGCGGGCCACGAATGGAAATGACCTAGTGTCGGGACATTCCACGCAGGAAGGTTTCGATGATTGCTGGTCTCATGCAACGCCTCCCTTATGTTCGATCTGGAGCGGTAAGCGTTTTGTACCGAACCAATTCGCCATTGCCAACCGGTTTTTACAACCTTATCGAAAGTGATGCGAAAAGGACACGATTTCGCAACTTGCAGCTTTGCATTTGATCATGCCGGCCCCGAGCCTCCAGCCCTTTGAGAGGGCAACAAAGCATTCTTCTCCGCTGATCGATGAATCACGATAGTTGTGCAGTGATCGCGACCTCGGCATCCCCATCGAACAGGTGACCTATTGACTAGACTCGCCTTGCCAGCCATTTTTCGGCTGCATCATGGCGCCTTGGGGGCGATGCTTTATCCGGAGAGCAATCTCGTTGAGAATGAGAGCCAAGAGGCTTACGCTTTTTTCTGTCGCCTTGGGGGTGCTGTTGACCGCGTCGCTGGCGGGTGCCGCCGATAGCGGAGACGCGCCCAACCACCCCGATTCCGGCACCTGGATCGTGACATTGGGTGCAAGTGTCGAGTACGGCCCGAAATTTCCGGGTTCGAAGCATGATGGCTTCAGCGCCTTGCCCTCTTTCGATATCAGGCGTTTCGACGAACCGGATGAGCACAGCGCGCCGGACGACAATATCGATTATGGCCTTATCGACTTCGGCGGCTTCGAAGCGGGCCCGGTGGTCGGCTTGCGCGACAGCCGTTCGCAATCCGATGATGACCGGTTGAAAGGCATCCATTCGGTGGATTGGGACATCGATGCCGGTGTTTTTGCACAATATTGGGCGATTCCGAACCAGCTTCGATTCCGCTCCGAAATCCGGCAGGCCGTATCGAACGGCAGTGGTCTCGTCGTCGATATCAGCGCCGATTGGTTCCAGCCCCTCGGCGACAGATGGCTGCTCTCTGCAGGGCCACGCGCTTCGTTCGGCAATGGCGCCTATATGCGGAAGTATTTCGGAATTTCGTCGAGCGAAGCGTTGCAGAACGGCGCCCTCTCCGCCTTCGATGCAAAGGGCGGCTTAAAGTCGATCGGCTTTACGG
Proteins encoded:
- a CDS encoding ABC transporter ATP-binding protein, with translation MTRKKLDFRADAYRHVLGFVFHHWTHRPLLVGGIIVLVILSTLAEVMVPVFSGQIVDAIAGGNAADGALRAFVIVVALGLTSVALRWFIFNGIVRLTLRTMADVVNNGFHKVQRFSTDWHANSFAGSTVRKITRGMWALDSLNDLLLVALLPSIVMLVGASIVLGSYWPIMGLIVSVGSLVYIGVTVALSMGFVSPAAQLANAWDTKLGGALADAISCNSVVKAFGAESREETRLGHVLARWDSRTRRTWKRGNLSGTIQGFLMVSMQAGILGTGLIMWRQGLATPGDITFVLAMFFVLQGHLRDVGQDIRNLQRAVNDMEELVLLDRTPLGIEDRPNATPIMIDRGEIVFDRVTFQYGAHPNPLYEEFSVTIKPGQRVGLVGHSGSGKTTFVKLIQRLYDVNAGSIRIDGQDIARVRQASLRGQIAIVQQEPILFHRTLAENIAYGRPNASRREIEQAAKQASAHDFIMELPKGYETMVGERGVKLSGGERQRVAIARAFLADTPVLILDEATSSLDSESEVQIQQAMERLMVGRTTLVIAHRLSTVRALDRLLVFDKGKIVEEGDHQALIRLNEGIYRRLFERQALELTKGLVA
- a CDS encoding MipA/OmpV family protein: MRAKRLTLFSVALGVLLTASLAGAADSGDAPNHPDSGTWIVTLGASVEYGPKFPGSKHDGFSALPSFDIRRFDEPDEHSAPDDNIDYGLIDFGGFEAGPVVGLRDSRSQSDDDRLKGIHSVDWDIDAGVFAQYWAIPNQLRFRSEIRQAVSNGSGLVVDISADWFQPLGDRWLLSAGPRASFGNGAYMRKYFGISSSEALQNGALSAFDAKGGLKSIGFTVSAAYDVTPTWTLQVYDRFDRLTGDAADSPITSKLGSENQNVIGISLTKAFSVSF